Proteins encoded by one window of Pelmatolapia mariae isolate MD_Pm_ZW linkage group LG14, Pm_UMD_F_2, whole genome shotgun sequence:
- the rrp8 gene encoding ribosomal RNA-processing protein 8 has protein sequence MFNEDEDWNDEEEGQVLSKPALSNTKKTSSGINVKPKVVGKSSLMRTLKTLGSVPEWKSDNHKQDSDEDSEEAPSNIRTKKKRRKKRKLAEKTEEQQENTDQILKEEKPAPKKRKKNNKAGSSKANGTSSGEEKNKEMTELLVNVNNPQNTEKISRKQWKNKMKNKRKCKNKYRQKQPEEEVNKVKSVGKHELKEVVKPDSHSNGNTGKNKQKKKKKNQKHPEEASNEKETKCVPVQKCVPESSADGSEQKTCEPAVEIKVNQQLFPMKRLKPEQSKAQSLKRQKLQRMLHSQETEHHETPAEQEDKPAESEEEVKQDRSASLRSRMEQRLEAARFRYINEVLYSTSSGEAKRMFKQDPQAFWIYHKGYTAQVQRWPANPLDAIVSYIQKKPSSLVVADFGCGDCKIARSVKNKVHSFDLAATCELVTVCDMAHVPLNDASVDLAVFCLSLMGTNLADFLAEANRVLKKRGVLKIAEVASRFDNVRNFITALSSLGFKMVSKDTENSHFYSFEFVKTGKAPENLKKVGLQLKPCVYKKR, from the exons atgtttaatgagGATGAAGACTGGAATGATGAAGAAGAGGGTCAAGTCTTGAGTAAACCTGCCCTCAGTAACACCAAGAAGACAAGCAGTGGCATCAATGTGAAG CCCAAGGTTGTGGGTAAAAGCAGCCTGATGCGGACACTGAAGACTCTGGGGTCAGTACCAGAGTGGAAGAGCGACAACCATAAACAGGACAGTGATGAAGACTCCGAAGAAGCTCCATCAAACATTAggacaaagaagaagagaagaaaaaagagaaaacttgCAGAAAAAACAGAGGAGCAGCAAGAGAACACAGACCAGATCTTAAAGGAGGAGAAACCTGCaccaaaaaagaggaagaaaaacaataaagctG GATCTTCAAAGGCAAATGGCACATCTTCAGGGGAGGAGAAGAATAAAGAAATGACTGAATTGTTGGTGAATGTAAACAATCCACAGAACACAGAAAAGATCAGcagaaaacagtggaaaaacaaaatgaagaacaagaggaaatgtaaaaataaataccgCCAGAAACAGCCTGAGGAGGAAGTAAATAAAGTAAAGTCTGTGGGTAAACATGAACTAAAGGAAGTAGTTAAACCTGATTCACACAGCAACGGCAACActggcaaaaacaaacaaaaaaagaagaagaaaaatcagaaACACCCTGAGGAGGCGAGTAAtgagaaagaaacaaagtgtGTCCCAGTTCAGAAATGTGTGCCTGAATCTTCTGCTGATGGATCAGAACAGAAAACATGTGAACCTGCAGTGGAGATTAAAGTTAATCAGCAGCTGTTCCCCATGAAAAGACTGAAACCTGAGCAGAGCAAAGCTCAGAGTCTGAAAAGACAGAAGCTGCAGAGGATGCTGCACAGCCAGGAGACAGAGCACCACGAGACTCCTGCAGAGCAGGAAGATAAGCCAGCAGAGTCAGAGGAAGAGGTGAAACAAGACCGCTCTGCCTCCCTCAGGTCCCGGATGGAGCAGCGGTTGGAGGCCGCTCGTTTCCGCTACATTAACGAAGTTTTGTACAGCACGTCCAGCGGCGAGGCGAAGCGTATGTTCAAGCAGGACCCACAGGCTTTCTGGATCTACCACAAAGGTTACACGGCTCAGGTTCAGAGGTGGCCCGCCAATCCATTGGACGCCATCGTCTCTTATATTCAGAAAAA acCTTCCTCTCTCGTGGTTGCCGACTTTGGTTGTGGTGACTGTAAAATAGCGCGCAGCGTGAAGAACAAAGTTCATAGCTTTGACCTGGCAGCCACCTGTGAGCTGGTTACGGTCTGTGACATGGCCCAC GTGCCTCTTAATGACGCCTCTGTTGACCTCGCTGTGTTTTGCCTGTCCCTCATGGGGACCAATCTGGCGGACTTTTTAGCAGAGGCCAATCGAGTGCTAAAAAAGAG AGGAGTCCTTAAAATAGCAGAAGTGGCAAGCAGATTCGACAACGTGCGAAACTTCATCACTGCACTGTCAAGTCTTGGATTCAAGATGGTGTCGAAG gaCACAGAAAATAGTCATTTCTACTCCTTTGAATTTGTGAAGACGGGAAAGGCTCCAGAAAATCTGAAGAAAGTTGGACTGCAGTTGAAGCCTTGTGTTTACAAGAAGAGATGA